One Malania oleifera isolate guangnan ecotype guangnan chromosome 10, ASM2987363v1, whole genome shotgun sequence genomic region harbors:
- the LOC131165974 gene encoding large ribosomal subunit protein eL15-like, with protein MGAYTYVSELWRKKQSDVMRFLQRVRCWEYRQHPSIVRVTRPTRPDKARRLGYKAKQGYVIYRVRVRRGGRKRPVPKGIVYGKPTNQGVTQLKFQRSKRSVAEERAGRKLGGLKVLNSYWINEDSTYKYFEIILVDAAHNAIRNDPRINWICKPVHKHRELRGLTSAGKKYRGLRGKGHLYHKARPSRRATWKRNNTLSLRRYR; from the exons ATGG GGGCGTATACTTATGTTTCGGAGCTATGGAGGAAGAAACAGTCCGATGTTATGAGGTTTCTGCAGAGAGTCAGGTGCTGGGAGTACCGTCAGCATCCTTCAATTGTGCGTGTCACTCGGCCCACACGCCCTGATAAAGCTCGTCGCCTGGGGTACAAAGCAAAGCAG GGGTACGTGATATATCGCGTTCGTGTTAGGCGTGGTGGTCGGAAGAGGCCTGTTCCTAAAGGTATTGTTTACGGTAAGCCGACAAATCAAGGTGTCACCCAGTTGAAGTTCCAGCGTAGCAAGAGGTCTGTTGCTGAAGAACGTGCTGGGCGAAAACTGGGCGGTCTTAAAGTTCTCAATTCCTACTGGATCAACGAG GATTCTACCTACAAATACTTTGAGATTATCTTGGTTGATGCGGCACATAATGCAATCCGCAATGATCCACGGATTAACTGGATCTGCAAGCCCGTTCACAAGCACAGAGAGCTTCGCGGTCTTACCTCTGCAGGAAAGAAATACAGAGGTTTGCGGGGAAAGGGTCATTTGTACCACAAAGCACGGCCATCCAGGAGGGCTACATGGAAAAGGAACAATACCCTGTCACTCCGCCGCTATCGCTGA